The Nitrospira sp. sequence GCACAGAAGATCGGTTTCCCCGTCATCATCAAGGCGACGGCCGGAGGGGGAGGGCGAGGCATGCGGGTCGTCAATAAGGCGGAAGACTTGGGCCGGGCCTTTCAAGCCGCTCAAGCTGAAGCCAAATCGACCTTCGGCAACGACGGGGTGTACCTTGAACGCTATTTCCTTGAACCTCGCCATATCGAAGTGCAGATTTTGGCCGACAACCAGGGCCGCGTGATTCACCTCGGGGAGCGGGATTGCTCGATTCAACGGCGGCATCAAAAACTGGTCGAGGAGACCCCGTCCCCCGTCGTGGATGAAAAATTGCGTCGGGAGCTCGGTCGAGTCGCTGTGGAAGCCGTGAAGGCGGCACATTATCGAAACGTCGGAACCGTCGAATTTCTGCTCGACAAGGATCGGAATTTCTATTTCATGGAAGTCAATACCCGCATCCAAGTCGAGCATCCCATTACCGAAATGGTGACGGGCATCGATTTGATCAAAGAGCAGATCCGTCTTGCCGCCGGTCATGCGCTTTCGATCCGGCAACAGGACGTCGTGCTCACCGGCCATAGCATGGAATGCCGTATAAACGCCGAAGATCCAGAGAAGTTCACTCCCTCGCCGGGGGTCATCACCAAGTACAGTCCGCCGGGAGGTTTCGGGGTGCGGGTGGATTCTGCGATGGAGTCAGGTTCGGCCGTCGTTCCCTACTACGACTCGATGATCGCGAAGCTGATCACCCATGGCCGTGATCGGCAGGAGTCCATGGCTCGCATGAGACGAGCACTGAGTGAGTGTGTCATTGAAGGCATCAAAACGACGCTCCCGCTTCACCGCCGGATTCTCGATGATCCCGACTTTCAGAAGGGCCATGTGTCGACGACATTCTTGGAACGATTTTTGGGATAAGCGTCCCCTAGGCTCTCTCCGCTAAATACCGGTCTTTACAGCGTTTCCTCGACCAAGGTTTCTCCTTTCTTGGTATGCGACTGCCCGCGTGTTAAGCTATGCAAGCTGTTCATCGCTGATCCCCGATGGAGATGATTATCAGAGGTCTTCTTGATAGGATAAACGCGCGTTTCAAGGGTGGAGTTCCTCATTCATGCGCCGTATTGGGTTGATTGTCAGCGTGTTAGCCATCGGGTTGGCCATAGGTGGCTATGTGTTTTTCAACGGGGAGCGTAAAGCGCCCGTCCGCTACCGCACGGCTGCGGTCGAGCGTGGTCAGGTCGTTTCCGTGGTCAGCGCAACAGGGACGATCAATCCGGTTGTGTTGGTCCAGGTCGGCACGCAGGTGTCGGGGATGATCAAGAGCCTCCACGCGGATTTCAATTCGAGCGTCAAGGCTGGAGATACCGTAGCGACCATCGATCCCGAACCGTTCAAGGCCCGCCGAGAACAGGCCTTCAGCAATCTGGAGATGGCCCGTTCGAACGGGGCACACTCCAAGGCCGACCTGGCTCAGCGCAAGCGCGAATTAGACCGAGCCCAGTCATTGTTGCCTCAGCAGTTTGTTTCGCAAAATGACGTCGATGTCGCACTCACTAATTTCGAAAGCGCGCAAGCACAGGTGCGGGTTGCCGAGGCGCAGGTCAAGCAGGCCGAGGCAGCCTTAAATGCGACTGAGTTGGAATTGAAATACACTGTCATTCGATCGCCCGTCGACGGTATCGTTGTTGCCAGGAACATCGAAGTCGGGCAGACAGTTGCGGCCAGCTTCTCCACGCCTAATCTGTTTCTGATTGCCCTCGATCTCACCAAAATGCAGGTCGATACCAATGTGAGTGAATCGGATATCGGCGGAATGACAGAGGGCAAGGAAGCCGTTTTTACGGTGGATGCCTATCCTGGCATGTCATTTTTCGGCACCATCAAGCAGGTGCGGCTCGCACCCATCAATGTGCAGAATGTCGTGACCTACAACGTAGTGGTTGGAGTGGATAACAGGGATCTGCGGTTAAAACCCGGCATGACCGCCAACGTATCGATCATCGTGGCCCAGAAGGACCATGTACTCAAGGTTCCCAACGCAGCCCTCCGGTTCATGCCTCCAAAGGGTGAGGGAGCCCGGCAGGGGTCCGACGGGAGACCCGCTAAAGGGGACGGAGGCCGTCCGGTCAAGTTCGACGTTCGAACGATGGCGTCGAGAACCATCTGGAAGCCTGGAGAGAACGGTGATCTGGCTGCTCTCTCGGTAGAGACCGGTATCTCGGACGGTGTGACGACAGAGATCCTTTCCGGTGGCCTGACGGAAGGAGATATGGTCGTGGTTGGGATCGAACAGCCGTTCGGCGAAAAGAAGGGCAGCGAATTGCCGCCGGGGTTTGGTAACCAGCCGCAGCGTCCTCGTCCACGCGGGGGTACCTGACTTGCCTGAGGGGTTCTTCTTTAGCTGTCGTCGTCCGGTGAAGAGCAATAGCTTTGACACCGAGAGGGCGCTTTCCATCCCAGCCGTCCCCAAGTTCCTGCGCCATGGTGTTCGTTCGTGACTCCCTTGATTGTGTGCGAAGATATTTGGAAGGTCTACCGCCTCGGTGATGTCGAGGTGCAGGCGTTGCGCGGGCTAAATCTCACGATTCAGCAGGGTGAGTTTGTCGCGATCATGGGTTCAAGTGGATCGGGGAAGTCCACACTGATGAACATCCTCGGCTGTCTCGATCAACCCACGAGGGGACAATACCGGCTAAACGGCCAGGAAGTTGGACACTTGCGGTCCGATCAGTTGGCAGAGATTCGGAATCGCCAGATCGGTTTTGTCTTTCAAAGTTTCAACCTCATTCCCCGGACCAGTGCGTTGGAAAACGCTCAGTTGCCGTTGTTCTACCGAGGACTTTCTATGAAGGAGCAGCGTGCGTTGGCATCTGCCGCGCTTCAACGTGTCGGATTGAGCGGGCGCGAACATCATGCTCCCACGCAACTTTCGGGAGGCCAGCAACAACGGGTGGCGATTGCTCGGGCGCTGGTGACCGCACCCTCGTTGCTGTTGGCCGACGAGCCGACCGGAAACCTCGATACACAGTCCAGCCAAGAAATCATGGGCATTCTCGGAGGGTTGAACCGGGACGGTATTACGGTGATCTTGGTGACCCATGAGGTCGATATTGCCGCCTATGCTTCGCGCGAAATTGTCATCAAGGACGGGCAGATCTTGAGCGATCGAGTGGCCGAGGGACGATCTCAAATTGTGGGGGCATAAATGTCCGCATTCGTGTGGCTGACCATCGTCACTGCACTGCGCATCCTCGGGCGAAACCGACTGCGCGCCGGCTTGACGATGCTCGGGATCATTATTGGTGTCGGGGCGGTCATCGCCATGGTCAGCATTGGGGAGGGAGCCAAACGGGCCGTACAGCGGCAAATAGCCACAATGGGGACCAATGTCATCTTTATCTGGCCTGGCTCCACGACTGCGGGTGGGGTACGTGGGGCAATGGGCAGCGCGGTGACATTGACCGTCGGAGATGCCCTGGACCTGAAGAAGAAGCTCCCGCTTCTGTCCGATACGGGCTGGTACAAACGTGATCAGGCGCAGATCGTGTACGGCAACCGCAACTGGAATTGCTCGATTCAAGGAGCGTCGCCCAGTCTCCTCAGTATTCGAGACTGGTCCTTCAGCAGCGGGGGCTCCTTTACTCAGGAAGATTTGGATGGCGCAGCTCGGGTGGCGCTGCTTGGGCAGACGGTGGTTGAGAACCTGTTCGATCCCGGCGAGGAGCCAGTCGGGGCGGTGATTCGTATAAGAAACGTGCCGTTTCATGTCATTGGGATTCTGTCGCCTAAAGGGCAGTCCCCTCAGGGATGGGATCAGGACGATGTCGTGATCATCCCGTTCAGTACGGCCGAGCGGAAAGTTTTTGGGACGCTCTTTCTTGGGTCGGTGACAGCCATCGTCACATCCACGGATCGAACCGAGGATCTGCCGGACGCGGCAGAGCAGATTCGAGACCTCATGAGGTCTCGTCATCGTCTGCAAAGTGGTCAGTCGGACGATTTTACGATCCGCACGCTGGTCGATATCGGTCAGGTACAGGAGGGAACCAGTCAAACCTTGACGGTCATGTTGATGGCGATCGCCTCTATCTCGCTGTTCGTCGGCGGAATCGGCATCATGAACATTCTGCTGGTTTCTGTGACCGAGCGTACAAGAGAGATCGGCGTGCGTCTGGCAGTGGGGGCAAAGCGACGGCATATCATGATGCAGTTCCTGATCGAGGCGATGACCCTCAGCGTGGTTGGCGGCTGTATCGGCATCCTCTTTGGAGTTCTAAGTGCCCGCTTGACGACGGTGATTGCCGGCTGGCCGACTATTATTTCGAGCGACACAGTTATAGTGGCATTTGCCTTTTCCGTCGTGGTGGGCCTCTTCTTCGGTTTATATCCGGCCAATAAAGCCTCTCGGCTCAATCCCATCGAAGCGTTGCGCTACGAGTAAGGTGGCGGCGATCCGCAACGAGCGTTCTTTCTTCACGTATCCATTGTGACAATTGTTTCGATGACACGCGGCTGAGATTCGTCCGTTTGACATGAGAGATCGACGACAAACGGCGTCGGGTATTGAAACTCTCTCGACTGATGCGTAATTGTGATGATCGGTAGGTGGAGCTTCTCTGAATTAAGTTCTGTGACCACCGCTAACTCCTGTGTATTCAGTCGTACGCAACTATGAACTGGGTATATGCCGACTCTCGCGATAAATGACGATAGAATTCGATGATCGAGCCGGCCCTGCTGCGCTGCTTGGTACAAGCGTTGAAACGCCTGATGGGGAGTGAGGGGCGAAGTCCCGCCGAATCCGGTGATCAGTTCATCGTATTGATCCGCGATCATCAGGATACGCGTACGGTCCGTTGAAAGCTGTCGCGGCGTCTCGCTCCGGTCGCGGCCGTCGGTGACATCAGCATGGTGGTTGGCGATGAGATCCAAGACGGCGGGTTCAACTCCGCCTTGTCGCTGTAATGTGAGAACTGCGAGACGGGGATGCGTCTCAAACTCCTGTCGGTCGGCTTGGCACAGATTGGAAGCGCTGTGAACACGACGGACAATGGCCGGTCGAACCTGTAGGAGTCCAATGTCATGGAGCAGAGCGGCGATAGCAAGCTCCTGCAATTCCAGAGGGTTGAACTGAAATGTCTGGCCTATGACCAGCGACAAAGTGCAGGTAGCCAGCGCATGTCGACTGAGCGTGGAGTCACCGCTCCGGTTTTGACTCAATGCCATGAAAATGGAGGAATCGGTGAGCGTTCTCATGACGATCGTGATTTCTTGGACCGCTTCGGCCGCTTGCCGAGCATTGACCGTCCCTGTCTTGGCGATGGTCGCAAAAACGGATTGTACAGCTTGATCCAACTGTTGTTTGGCCTTC is a genomic window containing:
- the accC gene encoding acetyl-CoA carboxylase biotin carboxylase subunit, which gives rise to MFKKVLIANRGEIALRVIRACKELGIKTVAIHSEADALALHVRVADEKVCVGPAESALSYRNIPNVLSAAEITGVDAIHPGYGFLSENAHFAEVCESIGIKFIGPSSENIAMMGDKAKAREIVAKRGLPVTPGSPGELRSEEDALLAAQKIGFPVIIKATAGGGGRGMRVVNKAEDLGRAFQAAQAEAKSTFGNDGVYLERYFLEPRHIEVQILADNQGRVIHLGERDCSIQRRHQKLVEETPSPVVDEKLRRELGRVAVEAVKAAHYRNVGTVEFLLDKDRNFYFMEVNTRIQVEHPITEMVTGIDLIKEQIRLAAGHALSIRQQDVVLTGHSMECRINAEDPEKFTPSPGVITKYSPPGGFGVRVDSAMESGSAVVPYYDSMIAKLITHGRDRQESMARMRRALSECVIEGIKTTLPLHRRILDDPDFQKGHVSTTFLERFLG
- a CDS encoding efflux RND transporter periplasmic adaptor subunit yields the protein MRRIGLIVSVLAIGLAIGGYVFFNGERKAPVRYRTAAVERGQVVSVVSATGTINPVVLVQVGTQVSGMIKSLHADFNSSVKAGDTVATIDPEPFKARREQAFSNLEMARSNGAHSKADLAQRKRELDRAQSLLPQQFVSQNDVDVALTNFESAQAQVRVAEAQVKQAEAALNATELELKYTVIRSPVDGIVVARNIEVGQTVAASFSTPNLFLIALDLTKMQVDTNVSESDIGGMTEGKEAVFTVDAYPGMSFFGTIKQVRLAPINVQNVVTYNVVVGVDNRDLRLKPGMTANVSIIVAQKDHVLKVPNAALRFMPPKGEGARQGSDGRPAKGDGGRPVKFDVRTMASRTIWKPGENGDLAALSVETGISDGVTTEILSGGLTEGDMVVVGIEQPFGEKKGSELPPGFGNQPQRPRPRGGT
- a CDS encoding ABC transporter ATP-binding protein → MTPLIVCEDIWKVYRLGDVEVQALRGLNLTIQQGEFVAIMGSSGSGKSTLMNILGCLDQPTRGQYRLNGQEVGHLRSDQLAEIRNRQIGFVFQSFNLIPRTSALENAQLPLFYRGLSMKEQRALASAALQRVGLSGREHHAPTQLSGGQQQRVAIARALVTAPSLLLADEPTGNLDTQSSQEIMGILGGLNRDGITVILVTHEVDIAAYASREIVIKDGQILSDRVAEGRSQIVGA
- a CDS encoding ABC transporter permease; protein product: MSAFVWLTIVTALRILGRNRLRAGLTMLGIIIGVGAVIAMVSIGEGAKRAVQRQIATMGTNVIFIWPGSTTAGGVRGAMGSAVTLTVGDALDLKKKLPLLSDTGWYKRDQAQIVYGNRNWNCSIQGASPSLLSIRDWSFSSGGSFTQEDLDGAARVALLGQTVVENLFDPGEEPVGAVIRIRNVPFHVIGILSPKGQSPQGWDQDDVVIIPFSTAERKVFGTLFLGSVTAIVTSTDRTEDLPDAAEQIRDLMRSRHRLQSGQSDDFTIRTLVDIGQVQEGTSQTLTVMLMAIASISLFVGGIGIMNILLVSVTERTREIGVRLAVGAKRRHIMMQFLIEAMTLSVVGGCIGILFGVLSARLTTVIAGWPTIISSDTVIVAFAFSVVVGLFFGLYPANKASRLNPIEALRYE
- a CDS encoding DUF3391 domain-containing protein, with the translated sequence MAKIQVSIFELRIGMYVAGLDLPWFRSPFLRHSFLVEDTSQIVKLMRAGVKTVDVDPDRGVASPPPSSSNTPPSASEITDSTILKRTKALAQLNEEYAQAKKAKQQLDQAVQSVFATIAKTGTVNARQAAEAVQEITIVMRTLTDSSIFMALSQNRSGDSTLSRHALATCTLSLVIGQTFQFNPLELQELAIAALLHDIGLLQVRPAIVRRVHSASNLCQADRQEFETHPRLAVLTLQRQGGVEPAVLDLIANHHADVTDGRDRSETPRQLSTDRTRILMIADQYDELITGFGGTSPLTPHQAFQRLYQAAQQGRLDHRILSSFIARVGIYPVHSCVRLNTQELAVVTELNSEKLHLPIITITHQSREFQYPTPFVVDLSCQTDESQPRVIETIVTMDT